The Paenibacillus swuensis genome contains the following window.
CATGTCCGATGGTAATGCAGGTATCATGTGTATTCAAGTAGGTCCTTAATTTCACAATCTGTTTAGATACATGAGCGGTCGTATAGACATCATCCAAGAACACGGAGTTTAAACGGAAGGGTACACCCAACTCCCTTGCAAGAGCGGGAATGACGCTTTTACTATTCGTTCGGCTGTCCAGAAAAAACAGGCCCTTCTCTTTGCAAACTTCTAATACAATGCGCATAATACGAGGATCCGCGGTAACTTTGGAGCCCATATGATTGTTCATCCCTACGGCGTAAGGGATACTCTCTATAGCTTTAAGTACGCGATCCCGAATTTCCGCTTTGGATAAATCGGCTGTAATTGCCCCTGGACCCAGCCAACTTCGCTTCCCGCGAATCGGTTCCATTGGCATATGAATAATCACTTCTTTTCCCATGCGGTGTGCTTTCTCAGCATCGGATCGGGATGAAGGAAGGAACGGCATGATCGCTACAGTGATGGGGATCGGCAATGCCAACATTTCGGAAGTTCCCTTCATGTTGTTGCCAAAGTCATCAATAACGACAGCTATCTTCTTAGTTGACGTGTTCTGAGGTATGTTGGCTGACACCGTTGCGCTAGAAACTGATAACACTCCACTAATGCAAGTTATAATAAGCGCCATAACTATAGCAAGCAACCTTTGATTTTTAATTGGGTTTCGTTTCAAGGTGTAATCCTCCTAATAGTCGAGATGTGCCTATAGGATTACCTATAAAGGAAACATTATCAACATGAAAAAGCAGCCTCCCTCTTAGGAAGACTGCCCATAGAAATATTATTGCTCAGAAAAATGTAATTAACATCACAATAAAGGCAACTACAGCTACGCCGAGACTTAGAAATCCCTGTTGTTTGCGTTTCTGAAACAATCGCAGAATACCAAAGCTGAAGGAAGATCCGATCAATAATATGAAGAATGCGGCTAAGATAAAAAACTGCGGCGTTACTTCCGAAATATCCACTAAACCCATGAATCAACATCCTTATCTCTTCGTAATGAATCTGTCCTCCATTATAACCCAATCCGAACAGGCTAACAATTGACAGGTTTATGACAAACTTCGAAGGAAAGAGCGCGTACGGGTATTCGTAGATTGTTCAAAAATATAAGAGGGTGTCCCTTCCTCCACAATACTACCCTGGTCCATAATGACGACCTTATCCGCGACCTCGCGCGCAAATTTCATTTCATGGGTTACCACGACCATCGTTATGCCTTCTGAAGCAACCTCTTTCATAACTTTAAGCACTTCACCGACCAACTCCGGATCCAGTGCGGATGTGGGCTCATCAAACAGAACAACCTCAGGCTCCATAGCGAGAGCTCTCGCTATGCCCACTCGCTGCTGCTGTCCGCCGGATAGTTGATGAGGGTATTGATGGGCTTTCTCCGACAAACCCACTTTCTTAAGCAATTCTTCTGCTATAACCGAGGCTTCCGCTTTCGAGCGTTTCAACACCGTCAGCGGTCCTTCCATGACATTCTGCATAACCGTCATATGCGGGAATAAATTATAATTCTGAAATACCATACCCGTTTGTCTGCGAACCGATAAGATGGCTTGCTTGCTCGGCTGTTGATCCGTTGAAAATACTAACCGGGATGCTCCGACTTCCACAATACCTTCGGTTGGCATTTCCAGCAGATTAACACAACGCAGAAGTGTAGTCTTTCCCGACCCCGAGGGGCCGATAATGACAACTGTACTGCCTTTGTCCACCTGAAGATTCACGTCGTTCAGCACTTCAAGCTCCCCGAAGGACTTATGCAATTGAGTCAGTTGAATCATGGCGTAAGCCTCCTAATGTGAAACATAGCGGTCATATCGTCTTTCCAGGTAACCCTGCAATGTCGACAGAACCGTACTGAAAATTAAATAGATTAAAGCAACTTCTATATACAGCCAAAGACCCTCATACTTTACAGCATTAATGCGCTGTGTAACTTGAAGCATTTCCGGAACGGTGATAATAGCGGCCAAAGAGGTGTCTTTGACCAATCCAATGAACGAATTACTTAATGGAGGAACGGCAACACGAACGGCCTGAGGCACGATAATCCTTCTTAACGCTTGACGTCTTGTCATGCCGATGGAATCCGCCGCTTCCCATTGTCCTTTCGGTATGGACTGCAGAGCAGCCCTTATAATCTCTGAATTATAGGCACCTACATTGAGAGTGAATCCGATGACAGCAGCCGGA
Protein-coding sequences here:
- a CDS encoding divergent polysaccharide deacetylase family protein, with amino-acid sequence MSANIPQNTSTKKIAVVIDDFGNNMKGTSEMLALPIPITVAIMPFLPSSRSDAEKAHRMGKEVIIHMPMEPIRGKRSWLGPGAITADLSKAEIRDRVLKAIESIPYAVGMNNHMGSKVTADPRIMRIVLEVCKEKGLFFLDSRTNSKSVIPALARELGVPFRLNSVFLDDVYTTAHVSKQIVKLRTYLNTHDTCITIGHVGSPGLITSRQLLASIERFPDADFVKVSDLLPADSMLPSFTP
- a CDS encoding amino acid ABC transporter ATP-binding protein — protein: MIQLTQLHKSFGELEVLNDVNLQVDKGSTVVIIGPSGSGKTTLLRCVNLLEMPTEGIVEVGASRLVFSTDQQPSKQAILSVRRQTGMVFQNYNLFPHMTVMQNVMEGPLTVLKRSKAEASVIAEELLKKVGLSEKAHQYPHQLSGGQQQRVGIARALAMEPEVVLFDEPTSALDPELVGEVLKVMKEVASEGITMVVVTHEMKFAREVADKVVIMDQGSIVEEGTPSYIFEQSTNTRTRSFLRSLS
- a CDS encoding amino acid ABC transporter permease, which encodes MSERTEQIIETLVESFWPILQAGLEFTIPLALISFVLGLILAFFTALARMSKFKLFSWPARFYVWIIRGTPLLVQLFIIFFGLPSVGVTLDGFPAAVIGFTLNVGAYNSEIIRAALQSIPKGQWEAADSIGMTRRQALRRIIVPQAVRVAVPPLSNSFIGLVKDTSLAAIITVPEMLQVTQRINAVKYEGLWLYIEVALIYLIFSTVLSTLQGYLERRYDRYVSH